A region of Bacillus rossius redtenbacheri isolate Brsri chromosome 2, Brsri_v3, whole genome shotgun sequence DNA encodes the following proteins:
- the LOC134528976 gene encoding sorting nexin-17-like, producing MHFSIPDTQELKDKGGSLFVGYNIHINGVFHCTVRYRQLHNLHEQLKKEYGGDNLPLFPPKKLFPLSASQLEARRILLEKYIQSVCQDPQLANSDVFNGFLLSAQQETSCEVNENVPLNVYLMNGTIVSVHVSTTEKSDEVLEKVCLHLGLPKEHTCYFSLFLIKREEDGDITILRKLHEFESPYISQKTIKDGHRIVLRKSYWDN from the exons atgcatttttcaatACCGGACACACAAGAACTGAAGGATAAAGGTGGTTCACTGTTTGTG ggctaCAATATTCATATCAATGGTGTGTTTCACTGTACTGTTCGTTACCGACAGTTACATAATCTTCATGAGCAACTAAAAAAGGAATATGGAGGTGACAATTTGCCATTATTTCCACCTAAAAAACTATTTCCACTCTCTGCCAGTCAGCTGGAAGCAAGACGTATTTTGTTGGAGAAATATATTCAATCTG tCTGCCAAGATCCACAACTTGCAAATTCGGATGTCTTTAATGGATTTTTGTTGTCTGCCCAACAAGAAACCAGTTGTGAAGTGAATGAAAATGTacctttaaatgtttatttaatgaatggtACAATAGTATCTGTTCATGTTTCAACCACAGAAAAGTCAGATGAAGTGTTGGAG AAAGTTTGCCTACATCTTGGGTTGCCTAAAGAACATACATGCTATTTCTCTTTGTTCCTTATTAAACGTGAAGAGGATGGAGACATAACAA TTCTGAGAAAACTTCATGAATTTGAGTCTCCCTACATCTCTCAGAAAACTATTAAAGATGGTCATCGAATAGTACTAAGGAAAAG